Proteins co-encoded in one Candidatus Nitrosacidococcus tergens genomic window:
- the eno gene encoding phosphopyruvate hydratase — protein sequence MSKITKVLGREVLDSRGNPTVEAEVFLETGAVGQAIVPSGASTGSREAIELRDQDPKRYGGKGVQKAVAHINGEIAQKIVGQEASQQETIDQVMIELDGTPNKARLGANTILAVSLATVRASAQEAKKPLYDYLNKTGAFQMPVPMMNILNGGVHADNNVDIQEFMIVPFGAKNITEAVRYGAEVFHCLKSILHSRGLNTNAGDEGGFAPDLPSNESAIEAILEAIIKAGYTPGQDLGLAMDLASTEFYKQGHYIFDGKEHTSEELTHVLETWVGRYPIVSIEDGMAENDWEGWALLTQALGQKIQLVGDDLFVTNTKILKEGIDKNIANSILIKVNQIGTLTETLAAIHMAKDAKYTTVISHRSGETEDTFIADLAVATCSGQIKTGSLSRTDRVAKYNQLIRIEEALGNRATFLRHKIFTRS from the coding sequence ATGAGTAAAATCACCAAGGTTCTTGGCAGAGAGGTTCTCGATTCCCGAGGTAATCCTACAGTAGAAGCTGAAGTATTTCTTGAAACAGGGGCGGTAGGTCAAGCAATAGTACCTTCTGGTGCATCTACTGGTTCTCGAGAAGCCATAGAATTGCGGGATCAGGACCCTAAGCGCTATGGTGGTAAAGGAGTACAAAAGGCAGTTGCTCATATCAATGGAGAAATTGCTCAAAAGATTGTAGGGCAAGAAGCTAGCCAACAAGAGACGATTGATCAAGTGATGATCGAATTAGATGGCACACCTAATAAAGCTCGGTTAGGTGCTAATACGATTTTAGCAGTCTCACTAGCTACTGTTCGAGCATCTGCTCAAGAAGCAAAAAAGCCTTTATATGATTATCTAAATAAAACTGGTGCTTTTCAAATGCCAGTGCCTATGATGAATATCCTCAATGGGGGGGTACATGCAGATAACAATGTAGATATACAGGAGTTTATGATTGTACCCTTTGGGGCAAAAAACATTACCGAAGCAGTCCGTTATGGAGCTGAAGTGTTTCACTGTCTAAAAAGTATACTCCATAGCCGAGGATTAAATACCAATGCTGGGGATGAAGGAGGATTTGCTCCTGATTTACCTTCTAACGAATCGGCCATTGAAGCAATATTAGAAGCTATTATTAAAGCAGGGTATACACCTGGTCAAGATTTAGGGCTAGCGATGGATTTAGCCAGTACCGAATTTTATAAACAAGGTCATTATATCTTTGATGGTAAAGAACATACCAGTGAGGAGTTAACCCATGTACTTGAAACTTGGGTAGGACGTTATCCTATTGTTTCTATTGAAGATGGGATGGCTGAGAATGATTGGGAAGGCTGGGCTTTACTTACTCAAGCATTAGGTCAGAAGATCCAGTTGGTGGGAGATGATTTATTTGTTACCAATACCAAAATCTTAAAAGAAGGGATTGATAAAAATATTGCTAACTCCATTTTAATTAAAGTCAATCAAATTGGCACTTTGACTGAAACTCTAGCCGCTATTCATATGGCAAAAGATGCCAAGTATACTACAGTGATTTCTCATCGTTCTGGAGAAACGGAAGATACTTTTATCGCAGACTTAGCTGTGGCTACCTGTAGCGGTCAAATTAAAACTGGCTCTTTATCTCGCACTGATCGGGTAGCTAAATATAATCAACTTATTCGTATTGAAGAAGCTTTAGGAAACAGAGCTACTTTCCTTAGGCATAAAATATTTACCAGATCATAG
- the ispF gene encoding 2-C-methyl-D-erythritol 2,4-cyclodiphosphate synthase yields MRVGHGFDVHRFGIGKDLIIGGVKIPFEQGIIAHSDGDVVIHALCDALLGAAALGDIGQHFPDTDPAFENADSQKLLQHVMDLVRQQNLTLSNGDITIVAQKPKLAAHIPSMKETLAPSLGIAINRLNIKATTTEKMGYIGRVEGIAAHAVVLLEE; encoded by the coding sequence ATGCGGGTAGGTCATGGTTTTGATGTCCATCGCTTTGGCATTGGAAAAGATCTAATTATTGGTGGAGTAAAAATTCCTTTTGAACAGGGTATCATTGCCCATTCAGATGGAGATGTAGTGATTCATGCCCTATGTGATGCTTTACTAGGCGCTGCTGCCTTAGGGGATATTGGTCAGCACTTTCCAGATACAGATCCTGCCTTTGAAAATGCAGATAGTCAGAAATTACTTCAACATGTGATGGATTTAGTACGTCAGCAGAACTTAACTCTAAGTAATGGGGATATTACCATTGTTGCCCAAAAACCAAAGCTTGCTGCCCATATTCCAAGTATGAAAGAAACATTAGCTCCTAGCCTCGGCATTGCTATTAATCGATTAAATATTAAAGCTACGACTACAGAAAAGATGGGTTATATTGGTAGAGTTGAGGGTATTGCTGCCCATGCAGTCGTTTTATTGGAAGAGTAA
- the ispD gene encoding 2-C-methyl-D-erythritol 4-phosphate cytidylyltransferase, whose translation MSPNYWVVIPAAGIGKRMGNQIPKQYLPLLGKTVIEHTINVFLDYPAIQGIIVATSDEDSWWSQYFPEQHPKITRVAGGKERCHSVLNSLVYLQTLANPEDWVLVHDAARPCLQQMDLNLLIETLDSHSVGGLLALPVSDTLKRGSNQREVVTTVSRENLWRALTPQMFRCKKLYDALVSAINHGNYVTDEASAMEQAGYTPYLVEGHGSNIKITHPQDLIQAEFFLNR comes from the coding sequence ATCTCTCCTAATTATTGGGTGGTTATTCCTGCTGCAGGAATAGGAAAGCGAATGGGTAACCAAATTCCTAAGCAATACCTCCCTCTTTTAGGAAAAACTGTAATTGAGCATACCATCAATGTATTTTTGGATTACCCGGCTATTCAAGGAATTATAGTGGCTACTTCTGATGAAGATTCTTGGTGGTCACAGTATTTCCCTGAGCAGCACCCAAAAATTACAAGGGTTGCAGGAGGCAAAGAACGCTGTCACTCCGTACTTAATAGTTTGGTGTATTTGCAGACATTAGCAAATCCAGAAGATTGGGTTTTAGTTCATGATGCAGCCCGACCTTGCTTGCAACAAATGGATTTAAATTTATTGATTGAAACTCTAGATAGCCATTCCGTAGGTGGATTACTCGCATTACCAGTAAGTGATACCTTAAAACGAGGTAGCAATCAAAGAGAAGTAGTAACTACTGTGAGTCGGGAAAATTTATGGCGAGCACTCACCCCCCAAATGTTTCGATGCAAAAAGCTCTATGATGCACTAGTCAGTGCAATTAATCATGGTAACTACGTTACTGATGAAGCTAGTGCTATGGAGCAGGCGGGGTATACTCCTTATTTAGTAGAAGGGCATGGAAGTAATATTAAAATTACTCATCCTCAAGATCTTATCCAAGCAGAATTTTTTTTAAATAGATAG
- the tilS gene encoding tRNA lysidine(34) synthetase TilS produces MRFSSHLLFKILQETIASNIYRVAYSGGLDSHVLLYALAQLQKKFSYITVTALYIDHRLHPRSRVWGEHCHQVCNDLGVPCKIIKINVQPAKGQSLEAVAREARYQAFKEEIQEGECLLTAQHQDDQVETVLLQLFRGTGTAGLAAMVFSQSFGKGYLIRPLLNFTQQDLKDYAYQKNLSWIEDPSNKNTDFDRNYLRHQIIPTLKARWPGLGQTLSRVALNQRDASTILEDHASKHLQKIKDNQCGLSVRKLKALSPPICRNVLRYWLKQLNLPLPDYTHLQRILNEILPATEDTQPLIAWTGVEVRRYRDRIYAQPPMPYHNSEITLSWDGISPLILPSSVGGKLSPEFTYGEGLGIEFLQENKITVAFRQGGEKIYLKNHHHSIKKLFQQQGIPPWQRARIPMVFFNEKLVFVAGIGIDQTFLPKPQERGVVIRWLSH; encoded by the coding sequence GTGAGATTTTCCTCGCATCTGCTGTTTAAAATCTTACAAGAAACTATAGCCTCTAATATTTATAGGGTTGCCTATAGCGGCGGGCTTGACTCTCATGTATTGCTTTACGCTTTAGCACAACTACAAAAGAAATTTTCTTATATTACGGTAACTGCTTTATATATTGATCATAGATTACATCCTCGCTCTAGGGTATGGGGAGAGCATTGCCATCAAGTTTGTAATGATCTTGGAGTACCTTGCAAAATAATAAAAATTAATGTGCAACCTGCTAAAGGACAAAGTCTTGAAGCAGTAGCTCGGGAAGCACGTTATCAAGCATTTAAAGAGGAAATACAAGAAGGTGAATGTTTGCTTACTGCACAACACCAAGACGATCAAGTAGAAACGGTATTATTACAATTATTTCGAGGTACTGGAACTGCAGGTTTAGCTGCAATGGTATTCAGCCAATCATTTGGTAAGGGCTATTTAATTCGCCCACTTTTAAACTTTACGCAACAGGATCTAAAAGATTATGCTTACCAAAAAAATTTAAGTTGGATTGAAGATCCTAGCAACAAAAACACTGATTTCGATCGCAACTATTTACGCCATCAAATTATCCCAACTTTAAAGGCACGCTGGCCTGGATTAGGTCAAACCTTATCTCGGGTAGCGTTAAATCAAAGGGATGCTAGCACTATTTTAGAGGATCATGCCAGCAAGCATTTACAGAAAATTAAAGATAATCAATGTGGTCTTTCAGTTCGTAAATTAAAAGCCTTATCTCCACCCATCTGTCGTAATGTATTACGATATTGGTTAAAGCAACTAAATTTACCCCTACCAGATTATACTCATTTGCAACGCATTTTAAATGAAATTCTACCTGCCACAGAAGATACTCAACCTTTGATAGCATGGACTGGAGTAGAAGTGAGACGTTATCGGGATAGGATCTATGCCCAACCTCCTATGCCTTATCATAATTCAGAAATAACGCTTTCTTGGGATGGAATAAGCCCACTTATACTACCTTCAAGTGTTGGTGGAAAATTATCTCCGGAATTTACCTATGGGGAAGGATTAGGAATCGAATTTCTACAGGAAAATAAAATAACAGTTGCTTTTCGCCAAGGAGGAGAGAAGATATATTTAAAAAACCACCATCATAGTATTAAAAAACTCTTTCAACAGCAGGGTATTCCTCCTTGGCAAAGAGCAAGAATACCTATGGTATTTTTCAATGAAAAACTCGTTTTTGTTGCTGGTATAGGAATAGATCAAACCTTTCTTCCTAAGCCTCAGGAGAGGGGAGTAGTTATTCGTTGGCTTTCCCACTAA
- a CDS encoding alpha/beta fold hydrolase, with protein MRLKHQFIKVNGINIHYVRQGHGKKLVVLLHGWPEFWYSWRYQLPELAKKFTVIAPDLRGFNLSDKPSRVACYQTKYVIQDIYELIKQLGFHQAFIVGHDWGGVVAWHFATCFPKLTEKLVILNCPHPKLMMKNLLANPRQLIKSWYMIAFQIPMIPELILSKTLKKFFQSNMQGWLFNKEHINGRDINLYVNAFKERDSLTASLNYYRAGFRYGVNRDLRNKKVEVPTRIIWGKNDKALTTGLNKKLDKVMNTRYEVIYLDSCSHWIQVDCPQAVNELLFTFFN; from the coding sequence GGTTAAAACATCAATTTATAAAAGTAAATGGTATTAACATACACTATGTTCGCCAAGGGCATGGCAAGAAATTAGTAGTATTATTGCATGGATGGCCTGAATTCTGGTACAGCTGGCGGTATCAATTACCAGAACTAGCTAAAAAATTTACTGTTATAGCCCCAGACTTAAGAGGGTTTAATCTTTCAGATAAGCCTAGTAGAGTAGCATGTTACCAAACTAAATATGTTATACAAGACATCTATGAACTTATAAAACAACTTGGGTTTCATCAAGCTTTTATTGTAGGTCACGATTGGGGGGGAGTAGTTGCTTGGCATTTTGCTACTTGCTTTCCAAAGCTAACTGAAAAGTTAGTTATTCTCAATTGCCCTCACCCTAAATTAATGATGAAAAATCTCCTTGCGAACCCCCGTCAGCTGATAAAAAGTTGGTATATGATTGCCTTTCAGATCCCAATGATTCCAGAGCTAATTCTGAGTAAGACTCTAAAAAAATTTTTTCAATCTAATATGCAAGGCTGGCTCTTTAATAAAGAGCATATTAATGGTAGGGATATTAACCTCTATGTTAATGCTTTTAAGGAAAGAGATTCATTAACCGCTTCTCTAAACTATTATCGTGCTGGGTTTCGCTATGGAGTCAATAGGGATTTACGTAATAAAAAAGTAGAGGTTCCCACAAGAATTATTTGGGGCAAAAACGATAAAGCTTTAACTACTGGCCTTAATAAAAAATTGGATAAAGTAATGAATACCAGGTATGAAGTAATATATTTAGATTCCTGTAGCCATTGGATTCAGGTGGACTGCCCTCAAGCAGTAAACGAGCTATTGTTCACCTTTTTTAATTAA
- a CDS encoding CTP synthase, producing MTKFIFITGGVVSSLGKGIASASLGALLEARRFKVTLIKLDPYINVDPGTMSPYQHGEVFVTEDGTETDLDLGHYERFVRTKMTRYNNYTTGQIYERVIAKERKGDYLGSTVQVIPHITDEIKRCIHKGAADSEIALVEIGGTVGDIESLPFLEAIRQMRIELGYHNTLYIHLTLIPFIASAGELKTKPTQHSVKELRSIGIQPDILVCRSEHLLPSQERRKIALFTNVPDKAVISAATVDSIYKVPIELCEQGLDSIVVDHLHLSSNPPILTEWQQVLYNLDHPDKEVTIGLIGKYVDHKEAYKSLSEALIHAGIHTQTRVHITYFDSEDIEAQGTCLSKLDAILVPGGFGKRGIEGKIATAKYARDHNIPYLGICLGMQVAIIEFARNKAGLPQAHSTEFDQHTSNPVIALVTEWQRDDGTLEQRNTNTDLGGTMRLGAYQCKLLPNTKTATLYGKEVITERHRHRYEFNNSYREVLESSGLIISGVSSQGDLVEIIEIPNHPWFIACQFHPEFISTPRDSHPLFMSFITAAFKNRKTT from the coding sequence ATGACTAAATTTATTTTTATTACCGGTGGCGTTGTCTCTTCCTTAGGTAAGGGAATTGCCTCAGCTTCCTTAGGTGCATTACTTGAGGCGAGAAGGTTTAAGGTCACACTCATTAAACTTGATCCCTACATTAATGTAGATCCTGGTACGATGAGTCCTTACCAGCATGGAGAGGTATTTGTTACTGAAGATGGTACAGAAACTGACCTTGATTTAGGACATTATGAGCGCTTTGTTCGTACTAAAATGACTCGATATAATAATTATACCACCGGGCAAATTTATGAACGAGTGATTGCTAAAGAGCGCAAAGGTGATTATTTAGGCAGCACAGTTCAAGTAATCCCCCACATTACGGATGAAATTAAACGTTGTATTCATAAAGGTGCAGCAGATTCAGAAATTGCATTAGTGGAAATTGGTGGTACCGTAGGAGATATAGAATCGCTACCATTTTTAGAAGCAATTCGCCAAATGCGTATTGAATTAGGGTATCACAATACCCTTTATATTCACTTAACTTTAATTCCCTTTATTGCTTCTGCAGGAGAACTAAAAACAAAACCTACGCAGCATTCAGTTAAAGAGCTTAGATCCATAGGCATCCAGCCAGATATTTTAGTGTGCCGATCAGAGCATTTGCTCCCATCTCAGGAGCGACGTAAAATTGCTTTATTTACTAATGTACCTGATAAGGCAGTCATTTCGGCTGCAACCGTAGATAGCATTTATAAAGTACCTATAGAGTTATGTGAGCAAGGATTAGATAGTATTGTTGTTGATCATCTTCACTTAAGCTCAAATCCTCCAATACTTACTGAGTGGCAGCAGGTACTTTATAATTTGGATCATCCAGATAAAGAAGTCACTATTGGTTTAATAGGCAAATACGTGGATCATAAAGAGGCCTATAAATCTCTTTCTGAGGCACTGATCCATGCTGGGATTCACACACAGACTCGTGTCCATATTACTTATTTTGATTCAGAGGATATTGAAGCTCAAGGTACTTGTCTCTCTAAATTAGATGCTATTCTAGTTCCTGGTGGGTTTGGTAAACGGGGGATTGAAGGTAAAATTGCAACTGCAAAATATGCTAGAGATCATAATATTCCCTATCTCGGCATTTGTTTAGGAATGCAAGTTGCCATTATTGAGTTTGCTCGTAACAAGGCAGGATTACCACAAGCGCATAGTACAGAGTTTGATCAGCATACTTCAAATCCAGTGATTGCATTAGTAACCGAATGGCAGAGAGATGATGGTACTTTAGAGCAGAGAAACACGAATACCGATCTTGGGGGCACCATGCGTTTAGGTGCCTATCAATGTAAATTATTACCTAATACAAAAACCGCTACTTTGTACGGCAAAGAAGTAATTACAGAGCGACACCGTCATCGCTATGAGTTTAATAATAGTTATCGTGAGGTACTTGAGTCTTCAGGATTGATTATTTCTGGGGTTTCTTCTCAAGGAGATTTAGTAGAAATCATTGAGATTCCCAATCATCCTTGGTTTATCGCCTGTCAATTTCATCCTGAATTTATCTCCACTCCTAGGGATAGTCATCCTCTTTTTATGAGTTTTATTACAGCAGCTTTCAAAAATAGGAAAACTACTTAA
- the ftsB gene encoding cell division protein FtsB, whose product MRFIVLLILLGLLISLQYSIWIKPNGLKELQRLNRIIAQQQEENQGLLERNQFLNAEVQDLKNGLEAIEERARSELGMIKKNETFFQVIEK is encoded by the coding sequence GTGCGATTTATTGTATTACTTATTTTATTAGGATTATTAATATCACTTCAATATAGTATATGGATAAAGCCTAATGGTCTTAAAGAATTGCAGCGTCTAAATCGAATTATTGCACAACAACAGGAAGAAAACCAAGGGCTTTTGGAACGTAATCAATTTCTAAATGCTGAAGTGCAAGATTTAAAAAATGGGCTAGAAGCTATAGAAGAACGGGCAAGAAGTGAGCTAGGGATGATTAAAAAAAATGAAACGTTTTTTCAAGTTATTGAAAAATGA
- the kdsA gene encoding 3-deoxy-8-phosphooctulonate synthase, translated as MDLCGFKVGLDYPLLLIAGPCVVESEELALETAGNLKEITTRLGISFIYKSSFDKANRTGVNSFRGLGFEQGLAILEKIKKNLQIPVLTDVHEDTPLLEVASVVDVLQTPAFLCRQTNFIQNVARQGLPVNIKKGQFLAPWDMEYVVEKAKSVGNQQIMVCERGVSFGYNTLISDMRSLVIMRNTGCPVIFDATHSVQQPGGLGGSSGGQSEFVPPLARAAAAVGIAGIFMETHPNPSKALSDGPNSVPLKEMEVLLTTLQAIDRTIKNTNQ; from the coding sequence ATGGATCTTTGTGGGTTTAAAGTAGGATTAGATTATCCACTACTTCTTATTGCGGGTCCTTGTGTGGTTGAAAGTGAAGAACTTGCGTTGGAAACCGCAGGAAATCTTAAAGAAATAACTACTCGACTGGGCATTTCTTTTATTTATAAATCCTCTTTTGATAAAGCAAATCGGACTGGAGTCAATAGTTTTAGAGGATTAGGTTTTGAGCAAGGTTTAGCCATTTTAGAGAAGATAAAAAAAAATTTACAAATACCAGTACTCACTGATGTCCACGAAGATACTCCACTATTGGAAGTAGCTTCAGTAGTCGATGTATTACAAACGCCAGCTTTTCTTTGTAGGCAAACAAACTTCATTCAAAATGTAGCTCGACAAGGATTACCGGTTAATATCAAAAAAGGTCAATTTTTAGCTCCTTGGGATATGGAATATGTAGTAGAAAAAGCAAAATCAGTAGGTAATCAGCAAATTATGGTATGTGAACGGGGAGTTTCTTTTGGCTATAATACTTTAATTTCTGATATGCGCAGCTTAGTAATTATGCGTAACACTGGATGCCCAGTAATATTTGATGCTACCCATTCAGTACAGCAGCCAGGAGGATTAGGGGGAAGCTCTGGCGGACAAAGTGAGTTTGTGCCTCCACTAGCTCGAGCAGCCGCTGCGGTCGGGATTGCAGGTATTTTTATGGAAACTCACCCAAACCCCAGTAAGGCGCTAAGTGATGGTCCTAATTCTGTGCCTCTAAAAGAGATGGAAGTGTTATTAACAACTTTACAGGCTATTGATAGAACAATAAAAAACACTAATCAATAG